A genome region from Natranaeroarchaeum sulfidigenes includes the following:
- a CDS encoding coiled-coil protein, translating to MVDAQELDESDNVELTEEQLENNSKGQLIKIAGQLRDRRNELNQLASDRASKRDELNAKTREKVDEAQEHREKRDELNEQVQEHKESRNELNAEANELFDKVEKMKSDMELDEGKDLEELEAEIEELEFKQQTEVLSTEDERELIEKIEAKREEYNERKDKLNQNEELDELVEKAEEVRSEASQHHQKVTELADKAQEHHNQMIEAYREADDIRDEADEMHELFVEAQEAADQHHEDFVRVQKRLRELDKEEEKERKSEREKEKEEVEQEAEEIYERFKDGETLETEDLMKLQKAGRL from the coding sequence ATGGTAGACGCACAAGAACTCGACGAATCCGACAACGTCGAACTAACCGAAGAACAGCTCGAAAACAATTCTAAAGGACAGCTCATCAAAATCGCCGGTCAGCTACGCGACCGACGAAACGAGCTGAACCAGCTTGCATCCGACCGCGCCTCGAAACGCGACGAGCTCAACGCGAAGACACGCGAAAAGGTCGACGAAGCACAGGAACACCGCGAAAAACGTGACGAGCTCAACGAGCAGGTGCAAGAGCACAAGGAGAGCCGCAATGAGCTCAACGCCGAGGCGAACGAGCTGTTCGACAAAGTCGAGAAGATGAAGTCGGACATGGAGCTCGACGAGGGCAAGGACCTCGAAGAGCTCGAAGCGGAGATCGAAGAGCTCGAATTCAAACAGCAGACCGAGGTTTTAAGCACCGAGGACGAGCGCGAGCTGATCGAGAAGATCGAGGCCAAACGCGAGGAGTACAACGAGCGCAAGGACAAGCTCAACCAGAACGAGGAGCTCGACGAGCTCGTCGAAAAGGCCGAAGAAGTCCGCTCAGAAGCCTCCCAGCACCACCAGAAGGTCACCGAACTCGCCGACAAGGCCCAGGAACACCACAACCAGATGATCGAGGCCTATCGCGAGGCCGACGACATCCGTGACGAGGCCGACGAGATGCACGAGCTGTTCGTCGAGGCCCAAGAGGCCGCCGACCAGCACCACGAGGACTTCGTCCGCGTCCAGAAGCGCCTACGCGAGCTCGACAAAGAGGAAGAAAAAGAACGCAAGTCCGAGCGCGAGAAAGAAAAGGAAGAAGTCGAGCAGGAAGCAGAAGAGATCTACGAGCGGTTCAAAGACGGCGAAACCCTCGAAACCGAGGACCTGATGAAGCTGCAGAAGGCGGGTCGGCTGTAG
- a CDS encoding translation initiation factor IF-5A — protein sequence MAKEQKEVRDLQEGNYLMMDDEPCKITAYSTAKPGKHGSAKARIEGKGVFDGQKRSLSQPVDAKIWVPIINRKQGQVVSVESADVAQVMDLETYETITIKTPGDVSLSPDDEIEYLEMEDQRKIIES from the coding sequence ATGGCGAAAGAGCAGAAAGAAGTCCGCGATCTGCAGGAAGGTAACTACCTAATGATGGACGACGAACCGTGCAAGATCACTGCCTACAGCACGGCCAAGCCAGGCAAACACGGCAGCGCCAAGGCCCGTATCGAGGGGAAAGGCGTGTTCGATGGCCAGAAGCGCAGTCTCTCCCAGCCTGTGGACGCGAAGATCTGGGTCCCGATCATCAACCGGAAACAGGGACAGGTCGTCAGCGTCGAGAGTGCGGACGTCGCACAGGTGATGGATCTAGAAACCTACGAGACGATCACGATCAAAACGCCCGGTGACGTCAGCCTCTCGCCGGACGACGAGATCGAATACCTCGAGATGGAAGACCAGCGCAAAATCATCGAATCGTAG
- the speB gene encoding agmatinase — MFPGAVAERESADYVIVGAPLDVSTTFQPGTRFGPDRLRQFARTFDDYDPHADSHFSSLDVHDHGDVHAWDDAAEYLDYLEGVVTDVEWDDAVPLLLGGEHTITIAAVRALDPDVFVCLDAHLDLREAYDGNELSHSTVAQHALDVADEAIILGARTGSEAEWERAGEEDVTVVPPEDVAGWTPPKSLAREDVYLSVDIDAADPAYAPGTGTLEPFGLTSREMREVVRAVAPHSVGFDVVEVNDRDDGQAATLGAKLLREFVFAHATQ, encoded by the coding sequence ATGTTCCCCGGTGCCGTCGCTGAACGGGAGTCCGCTGACTACGTTATCGTCGGCGCACCGCTTGACGTCTCCACGACGTTCCAGCCCGGCACCCGATTCGGTCCGGACCGACTCCGGCAGTTCGCCCGGACCTTCGACGACTACGATCCTCACGCCGACTCTCACTTTTCTTCGCTCGACGTCCACGATCACGGGGACGTCCACGCCTGGGACGACGCCGCGGAATACCTCGACTACCTCGAAGGCGTCGTGACCGACGTGGAGTGGGACGACGCCGTCCCGCTCCTCCTCGGGGGCGAACATACGATCACAATCGCGGCGGTACGAGCCCTCGACCCGGACGTATTCGTCTGTCTGGACGCTCACCTGGATCTACGAGAGGCCTACGACGGAAACGAATTGAGCCACTCGACGGTCGCCCAGCACGCCCTTGATGTCGCCGACGAGGCGATTATCCTCGGCGCACGAACGGGGAGCGAAGCCGAGTGGGAGCGGGCCGGAGAGGAAGATGTGACCGTCGTCCCGCCTGAGGACGTTGCAGGGTGGACGCCCCCGAAGTCACTCGCCCGGGAGGATGTCTATCTGAGCGTCGACATCGACGCCGCCGATCCGGCGTACGCGCCGGGGACCGGTACGCTCGAGCCCTTTGGCCTGACCAGCCGTGAGATGCGCGAGGTGGTTCGCGCTGTCGCCCCGCACTCGGTCGGCTTCGATGTCGTCGAGGTGAATGACCGCGACGACGGGCAGGCAGCGACACTTGGCGCGAAGCTCCTCCGGGAGTTCGTATTTGCCCACGCGACCCAGTAG
- a CDS encoding Nif3-like dinuclear metal center hexameric protein — protein MQLSELVDQYDERLDTDAYADIDASANGLQVGPEEAPIDHVAVAVDAGVATIERAADAGADVLVTHHGVVFGGIEHVTGPDYDRMEALIENDLALYVSHLPLDGQQELGNAAGLADLLALTDREPFGTVGGEYIGQRGRRTEAQTIEGIAETLNESLDTGERDVQTFAFGPEEVEDVAIVTGSGVDWLEDAADTGTDVLVTGEGKQHAYHLARELGINLVLAGHYATETFGVRNLQSLAEEWGLETTFIDEPTSL, from the coding sequence ATGCAACTCTCCGAACTCGTCGACCAGTACGACGAACGTCTCGATACCGACGCGTACGCCGACATCGACGCGAGCGCGAATGGCTTGCAGGTCGGTCCCGAAGAAGCGCCGATCGACCACGTCGCCGTCGCGGTCGACGCGGGTGTCGCGACGATCGAGCGCGCCGCCGATGCAGGAGCAGACGTACTGGTGACCCACCATGGCGTCGTTTTCGGGGGCATCGAGCACGTCACCGGTCCGGACTACGACCGGATGGAGGCGCTGATCGAGAACGATCTCGCGCTCTACGTCTCGCATCTCCCCCTCGACGGGCAGCAGGAGCTGGGTAACGCCGCAGGGCTCGCCGATCTACTGGCGTTGACGGATCGTGAACCGTTCGGGACAGTTGGTGGGGAGTACATCGGCCAGCGTGGACGGCGGACCGAGGCCCAGACTATCGAGGGGATCGCCGAGACGCTGAACGAATCGCTTGACACCGGAGAGCGTGACGTTCAGACGTTCGCGTTTGGCCCAGAGGAGGTAGAGGACGTAGCGATCGTTACCGGTAGCGGCGTCGACTGGCTCGAAGACGCCGCGGACACCGGTACCGACGTGCTGGTGACTGGCGAGGGGAAGCAGCACGCCTACCATCTCGCGCGCGAGCTTGGAATCAACCTGGTCCTCGCAGGCCACTACGCAACAGAGACGTTCGGCGTCCGGAACCTGCAATCGCTCGCCGAGGAGTGGGGCCTGGAAACGACGTTCATCGACGAGCCGACCAGTCTGTAA
- a CDS encoding hydrolase yields the protein MLGQWLGAAVEPNDEQEPPTMENPQPVAVPGRPAALSGTDTVAYRTDFPDPCGDEETRATLELAGLYGHARIWLNGTFLGTHESYFTPWRTTFDPEPENELIVECRRPADAFGGIYETDLLPAERCVPGIWWEASVEPHGPVTITDLSVTPELEDDGGSIQAAITVDAAEPIDDRVTLSIRPKGFRGGGTMERARVVAAAGERVVVERRIEVRDPRLWWPRGFGPQHRYAVHAKLGEQEQIATTGFSTISYGDDGLVVNGRPIPARGFNILPGVGPEETVTRAVEANANLLRTHAHVPPPKFYDACDEAGLLVWQDVPLTGPVEYNPERGIEISAALVDRCESRPSVAAYGVHDDPRSPFETPLGSGRLARMRLRWRAWRTAFDRTAVDALADGIETDRPVFPVMGSPGTDPDASHLYPGWEYGTAADIEWLTGRYPGLGDVVTEFGAGSLTEGREGALGTHPAFDHLDDTPIGTQHEQGRTLKHVAEWLRLEHTDVLAAFTLQDVRPGGGMGVIDANGIEKRSFDPIKAAYEPVQAVVTDPLTPGAVGVTVINDTHERVSGTIDWKSGSRSGVINLDAEPLSRVSVGGAKVDDDAEKLVLELSTDGQTVRNQYRLP from the coding sequence ATGCTGGGTCAGTGGCTGGGTGCCGCGGTCGAACCGAACGACGAGCAGGAGCCACCGACCATGGAGAACCCACAGCCGGTGGCGGTTCCGGGCCGTCCAGCCGCGCTGTCCGGAACCGATACGGTAGCGTACAGGACGGACTTTCCCGATCCCTGCGGCGACGAGGAAACTCGTGCCACGCTCGAACTCGCCGGTCTGTACGGCCATGCGCGGATCTGGCTAAATGGCACCTTCCTCGGTACACACGAGTCGTACTTCACGCCGTGGCGGACCACGTTCGATCCGGAGCCGGAGAACGAACTCATCGTCGAGTGTCGGCGTCCGGCTGACGCGTTCGGCGGAATCTACGAGACGGACTTGCTCCCCGCAGAGCGTTGCGTGCCGGGGATCTGGTGGGAGGCGTCCGTAGAGCCACACGGTCCCGTCACGATCACTGATCTATCAGTGACACCCGAACTGGAAGACGACGGTGGTTCGATCCAGGCCGCGATCACCGTCGACGCCGCCGAACCGATCGACGACCGGGTGACACTCTCGATTCGGCCAAAGGGGTTCCGCGGTGGAGGTACGATGGAACGCGCCCGCGTCGTGGCAGCGGCCGGAGAGCGCGTCGTCGTCGAGCGCCGGATCGAGGTCAGGGATCCACGGCTGTGGTGGCCGCGGGGGTTCGGGCCCCAGCACCGGTACGCAGTCCACGCCAAACTGGGAGAGCAAGAGCAAATTGCGACGACGGGCTTCAGTACGATCAGTTACGGCGACGACGGGCTAGTGGTTAACGGGCGACCGATACCGGCTCGTGGGTTCAACATTCTACCGGGGGTGGGGCCTGAAGAGACGGTCACTCGTGCGGTAGAAGCGAACGCGAATCTGTTGCGGACACACGCACACGTCCCCCCACCGAAGTTCTACGACGCCTGTGACGAGGCAGGGCTGCTCGTCTGGCAGGACGTTCCGCTGACCGGCCCGGTCGAGTACAACCCCGAGCGGGGAATCGAAATCAGCGCCGCGCTCGTCGATCGGTGTGAATCACGCCCGAGCGTTGCGGCGTACGGCGTCCACGACGACCCCAGATCGCCGTTCGAGACACCGCTCGGGTCGGGCCGTCTCGCCCGGATGCGCCTTCGCTGGCGCGCCTGGAGAACGGCGTTCGACCGCACCGCTGTCGACGCCCTTGCGGACGGCATCGAGACCGACCGACCGGTCTTCCCCGTTATGGGATCGCCCGGGACCGATCCCGACGCATCACATCTGTACCCCGGCTGGGAGTACGGTACCGCAGCGGACATCGAGTGGCTCACCGGCAGGTATCCCGGACTCGGCGATGTCGTCACGGAGTTCGGAGCCGGTTCGTTGACCGAGGGTAGGGAGGGAGCACTAGGGACTCATCCCGCCTTCGATCACCTCGACGATACGCCGATCGGCACCCAGCACGAGCAAGGACGGACTCTCAAGCACGTTGCTGAATGGCTCCGGCTGGAGCATACCGACGTGCTTGCCGCGTTCACTCTGCAGGATGTCAGGCCGGGTGGCGGTATGGGTGTCATCGACGCGAACGGTATCGAGAAGCGGAGTTTCGATCCGATCAAAGCGGCATACGAACCTGTGCAGGCTGTCGTCACCGACCCGCTGACACCGGGTGCAGTTGGGGTAACTGTAATCAACGATACCCACGAGCGCGTGTCAGGTACCATCGATTGGAAGTCCGGTAGTCGGTCAGGAGTCATCAATCTCGACGCCGAACCCCTTTCGCGCGTGTCCGTCGGCGGTGCGAAGGTCGACGACGACGCTGAAAAGCTGGTTCTGGAGCTATCAACTGATGGACAAACAGTTCGGAACCAGTACCGACTCCCTTGA
- a CDS encoding DUF373 family protein: protein MTTLVVCVDRTDDVGRKTGLSTPVAGWEAVQSLVIDMGLADPEDSSVNSLLESLRVARDLRDGDDDAVVAVVSGASDSMVSADRTVARQLDDLIDEYNVDSAIVVIDSAEDERLVPVVESRLRVDSVDRVVVRQARDIESTYYLLKQFLADEELRQTTLVPIGIALIVFPALSIWAGSAIALATITAVIGAFLLYKGFGVDEYLTRVARQARDSLYSGQVSVVTYVVAAGLTLVGVFAGALGVSDLSDPESAFIQSMMFAYASVPWLAMAALAASTGRLLDEIIQDEQLRPSFLNLPFVVVGIGLIIRGFSAYFLERGGQISSFEVPDVSLGVVSVEGFTLGVGNRLGVFVLLGVLISVLGVRVAMYFSGSSVEEAEVAETDV from the coding sequence GTGACAACGCTGGTCGTCTGCGTAGACCGAACTGACGACGTCGGGCGCAAAACCGGGCTCTCGACGCCGGTCGCGGGCTGGGAGGCCGTCCAGTCGCTCGTGATCGACATGGGGCTTGCCGATCCGGAGGACTCCTCGGTGAACAGTTTGCTGGAGTCGCTACGGGTCGCCCGCGATCTGCGCGACGGTGACGATGATGCCGTCGTCGCGGTCGTCTCGGGGGCGAGCGATTCGATGGTGAGCGCCGATCGCACGGTCGCACGCCAACTCGACGATCTGATCGACGAGTACAATGTCGACTCGGCGATCGTCGTCATCGACAGTGCCGAAGACGAGCGACTCGTCCCGGTTGTCGAAAGCCGTCTCCGCGTCGACTCCGTCGATCGCGTGGTCGTGCGACAGGCCAGGGATATCGAGTCGACGTACTACCTGCTCAAGCAGTTCCTGGCCGACGAGGAGCTCCGACAGACGACCCTGGTTCCCATCGGGATCGCGCTAATCGTGTTTCCTGCGCTCTCGATCTGGGCTGGCTCCGCAATCGCGCTGGCGACGATCACGGCCGTGATCGGGGCGTTCCTGTTGTACAAAGGGTTTGGCGTCGACGAATATCTCACCAGAGTCGCACGACAGGCGAGGGATTCACTGTACTCCGGTCAGGTTTCCGTCGTCACCTATGTCGTCGCCGCGGGACTGACACTCGTGGGTGTGTTCGCCGGTGCGCTCGGCGTGTCGGATCTTTCAGATCCCGAAAGCGCGTTCATCCAGTCGATGATGTTCGCCTACGCGAGCGTGCCGTGGCTGGCGATGGCCGCGCTGGCGGCCAGCACGGGCCGTCTGCTCGATGAGATCATTCAGGACGAACAGCTCCGCCCCTCGTTTCTTAACCTTCCCTTTGTCGTGGTCGGGATCGGATTGATCATTCGTGGCTTCTCGGCGTACTTCCTCGAACGAGGTGGGCAGATCAGTTCGTTCGAGGTCCCCGATGTCTCGCTGGGAGTGGTTTCTGTCGAGGGGTTCACGCTAGGCGTCGGAAACCGCCTGGGCGTGTTCGTCCTGTTGGGCGTGTTGATAAGCGTGCTCGGCGTTCGCGTCGCGATGTACTTCTCCGGGTCAAGCGTCGAGGAGGCAGAGGTAGCGGAGACGGATGTGTGA
- a CDS encoding RNB domain-containing ribonuclease yields MTSDSQAEAGTAEGQGPVEIDEEMARHLENKRDELFEKLDIRDGFSEEILEEARERTEGVEQQIADEVDEREDLRDMTTWTIDPIDAQDFDDAVSIEEREDEYVLWVHIADVTHYVNPDTKMWDEAVERGNTVYLPAYTIHMLPPVLAETVCSLVPNEDRLAHTVEMHLDKENLSYESIEIYKSVIESDARLTYGEAETMLDEPETADDLLEDPEVDLAEKCHMVWELADRMHEQRKEDGSLVLNPARDRAHTIIEECMLKANKAVTHQLMWDRGVEAMYRVHPQPSPDEWDKALQEIQDLDGVSIPAGSWDDPRKAVNATLEEAPGRQLDKIQWAVMKVMPRAKYMNDPFGGHHALNFEIYGHFTSPIRRLSDLINHWIVYTNDVPEDLAALCDHASDQQKDAEQCEREYKDFLQEVGLDPAAVNNRGIEVVDEE; encoded by the coding sequence ATGACCAGCGATTCGCAGGCCGAGGCCGGGACCGCCGAGGGACAGGGCCCCGTCGAGATCGACGAGGAGATGGCCCGCCATCTGGAGAACAAGCGCGACGAGCTGTTCGAGAAGCTCGATATCCGCGACGGCTTCTCCGAGGAAATTCTTGAAGAGGCCCGCGAACGCACAGAGGGCGTCGAGCAACAGATCGCCGACGAGGTCGACGAGCGTGAGGACCTGCGGGACATGACGACGTGGACGATCGACCCGATCGACGCACAGGACTTCGACGACGCGGTCTCGATCGAGGAACGCGAGGACGAGTACGTGCTCTGGGTCCACATCGCCGACGTGACTCACTACGTCAACCCCGACACGAAGATGTGGGACGAAGCGGTCGAGCGTGGGAACACCGTCTATCTCCCGGCATACACCATCCACATGCTGCCGCCGGTGCTCGCCGAGACGGTCTGCTCGCTCGTGCCAAACGAGGATCGCCTCGCCCATACCGTCGAGATGCATCTTGATAAGGAGAACCTCTCCTACGAGTCGATCGAGATCTACAAGTCCGTCATCGAGAGCGACGCCCGCCTGACCTACGGCGAAGCAGAGACGATGCTCGATGAACCCGAGACGGCCGACGACCTGCTCGAAGACCCCGAGGTCGACCTCGCCGAGAAATGTCACATGGTCTGGGAACTGGCCGACCGGATGCACGAACAGCGCAAGGAGGACGGTTCGCTCGTCCTGAATCCCGCACGGGACCGTGCGCACACGATCATCGAGGAGTGCATGCTGAAAGCGAACAAGGCCGTTACCCACCAGCTGATGTGGGACCGCGGCGTCGAGGCGATGTACCGGGTCCACCCACAGCCCAGCCCCGACGAGTGGGACAAGGCCCTTCAGGAGATCCAGGACCTCGACGGCGTCTCGATCCCCGCTGGTTCGTGGGACGACCCGCGCAAGGCGGTCAACGCCACACTGGAGGAAGCGCCGGGCCGCCAGCTCGACAAGATCCAGTGGGCCGTCATGAAGGTGATGCCCCGCGCGAAGTACATGAACGACCCGTTCGGCGGTCACCACGCCCTGAACTTCGAGATCTACGGCCACTTCACGAGCCCGATCCGCCGACTCAGCGACCTGATCAACCACTGGATCGTCTACACGAACGACGTCCCCGAGGATCTGGCCGCGCTCTGTGACCACGCCTCGGACCAGCAGAAAGACGCCGAACAGTGCGAGCGTGAGTACAAGGACTTCCTGCAGGAGGTCGGCCTCGATCCCGCCGCGGTGAACAATCGCGGGATCGAAGTGGTCGACGAAGAATAG
- a CDS encoding DUF371 domain-containing protein, with product MEERISAHGHKHVSADHASTFEVTTDDFLTPAGDCILAIEADRAPADFDPEFVDACQDAEATITATVEVGGMSQSVTGSGHPDLSFESDRSAVVRASDHVDDRTVTVNADHGAIGIDDEIVDALAAGTELTLTLEVE from the coding sequence ATGGAAGAACGGATCTCCGCACACGGCCACAAACACGTCAGCGCGGACCACGCCAGTACGTTCGAGGTAACCACTGACGACTTTCTTACCCCCGCAGGCGACTGTATTCTCGCAATCGAGGCCGACCGAGCGCCTGCTGATTTCGACCCGGAGTTCGTCGATGCCTGTCAGGACGCCGAGGCGACGATCACGGCGACGGTCGAGGTCGGCGGGATGAGCCAATCAGTCACCGGCAGCGGCCATCCCGATCTCTCCTTCGAGAGCGACCGTAGCGCCGTCGTCCGCGCGAGCGACCACGTCGACGATCGGACAGTGACAGTGAACGCCGATCACGGAGCGATCGGTATCGACGACGAAATCGTCGACGCGCTTGCTGCGGGGACGGAGCTAACGCTGACGCTTGAAGTCGAATAA
- a CDS encoding endonuclease III domain-containing protein, producing MTEDPEPTENISGGPAGGGNAMSFDPGEAATRAERVVDRLGERYWQKAYGGRDGFECLVRTILSQNTSDKASQPAHDALMERYDVNGADLAKTLAAAERAELAETISGAGLYNQKSRVIQDVAELVVEEYGSTDVFDAFVREEPPADVREVLLEMRGVGPKTADCVLLFAGGRDGVFPVDTHVHRIYRRMGIAPADADHEEVRTVLERDVPAEKCGFGHTATIQFGREYCSARKPACLDDPDACPMADLCEQIGVYPESGEVVDPSEAR from the coding sequence ATGACGGAGGATCCGGAACCGACGGAGAATATCAGTGGCGGTCCTGCCGGCGGTGGTAACGCAATGTCGTTCGATCCCGGCGAGGCGGCTACCCGTGCCGAACGCGTGGTCGACCGGCTAGGCGAGCGCTACTGGCAGAAAGCCTACGGGGGCCGCGACGGTTTCGAATGTCTCGTCCGGACGATCCTCAGCCAGAACACGAGCGACAAGGCGAGCCAGCCCGCTCACGACGCGTTGATGGAGCGATACGACGTCAACGGGGCCGACCTTGCGAAGACGCTTGCGGCGGCCGAACGAGCGGAGCTCGCCGAAACGATCAGCGGGGCGGGGCTGTACAACCAGAAATCGCGCGTGATTCAGGACGTCGCCGAACTCGTCGTCGAGGAGTACGGTTCGACGGACGTCTTCGACGCGTTCGTCCGCGAGGAGCCTCCGGCCGATGTACGCGAGGTGCTACTGGAGATGCGTGGCGTCGGCCCGAAGACGGCCGACTGTGTGCTCCTCTTCGCGGGTGGCCGTGACGGCGTCTTTCCCGTCGACACGCACGTCCACAGGATCTACCGGCGCATGGGAATCGCACCCGCCGACGCGGACCACGAGGAGGTCCGAACGGTACTGGAGCGGGACGTCCCGGCCGAGAAGTGTGGGTTCGGCCACACTGCGACGATCCAGTTCGGCCGAGAGTACTGTTCGGCACGCAAGCCTGCCTGTCTGGACGACCCCGACGCCTGCCCGATGGCGGATCTCTGTGAGCAGATCGGCGTCTATCCGGAGAGCGGCGAGGTTGTCGATCCAAGCGAGGCGCGGTGA
- a CDS encoding diphthine--ammonia ligase translates to MTDDPTDGHWVSLYSGGKDSSWALYQALDRDLPVGRLLTVHPGEDSYMYHVPATDLATLAAESVGIPLVDVHPGDLGAEGAADSGEQGDREVKPLEAALAELDAELDGGIAGVTAGAVESEFQTSRIESMAERLGIELFAPLWQRDPRTLADEMLAAGFEIRIVQVAAAGLDESWLGRQLDADALDELERLHDEYGVHILGEGGEFETLVTDGPHMERPIELEYETEWEGTRGGIRITDAWLGER, encoded by the coding sequence ATGACTGACGACCCTACTGACGGGCACTGGGTGAGTCTCTACTCCGGCGGGAAAGACTCCTCGTGGGCGCTGTATCAGGCACTCGACCGCGATCTTCCTGTGGGACGACTACTGACCGTCCACCCCGGGGAAGATTCGTATATGTATCACGTTCCGGCGACCGATCTGGCGACGCTTGCCGCCGAGAGCGTCGGGATCCCGCTCGTGGACGTCCACCCCGGGGATCTGGGTGCGGAGGGGGCGGCAGATTCGGGCGAGCAGGGCGACCGCGAGGTCAAACCTCTGGAGGCCGCGCTGGCCGAGCTAGACGCCGAGCTGGATGGCGGTATTGCGGGCGTCACCGCGGGTGCGGTCGAAAGCGAATTTCAGACCAGTCGGATCGAATCGATGGCCGAGCGCCTCGGTATCGAACTCTTTGCCCCGCTCTGGCAACGCGACCCGCGCACGCTCGCCGACGAGATGCTCGCGGCCGGATTCGAGATCCGGATCGTGCAGGTTGCCGCAGCTGGCCTCGACGAATCGTGGCTCGGGCGGCAACTCGACGCCGACGCACTGGACGAACTCGAAAGGCTTCACGACGAGTACGGCGTCCACATTCTGGGTGAGGGAGGCGAGTTCGAGACACTCGTTACTGATGGGCCGCATATGGAGCGACCGATCGAACTGGAGTACGAGACGGAGTGGGAGGGAACTCGTGGAGGGATTCGGATTACGGACGCGTGGCTGGGCGAGCGGTAA
- the sppA gene encoding signal peptide peptidase SppA: MDNPLRGLAQIGIILLGAAIAAVIGYGLFVEIPESTAELLGIVLALLVVGVGVKLAGNAVESLFPGYNVAEVAVEGPITRDGGGGPLPTQPGSTPADDIVEQIEQADADENVEALMIRLNTPGGEVVPSDDIRLAAEEFDGPTIAYAQDTCASGGYWIASGCDELWARDMSIVGSIGVIGSRVNASELADKVGISYERLAAGEYKDAGIPLKELEEDEREYLQNLIDDLYGNFVERVAAGRDLDEETIRDTEARIYLGEDAIELGLVDELGTAEDVKDALIERIEGDSIDVREFEPDRGLQARLRGGAASVAYSFGAGVASVVGDDGEVDIQLR; encoded by the coding sequence GTGGATAACCCGCTTCGGGGACTGGCACAGATCGGGATCATACTGCTCGGCGCAGCAATCGCCGCCGTGATCGGCTACGGACTGTTCGTCGAGATACCGGAGTCGACGGCAGAGCTCCTCGGGATCGTGCTCGCGCTGCTCGTCGTGGGCGTGGGTGTTAAACTCGCAGGCAACGCCGTCGAATCGCTCTTCCCGGGTTACAACGTCGCCGAGGTCGCCGTCGAGGGGCCGATCACGCGCGACGGTGGCGGCGGACCGCTTCCCACGCAACCCGGCTCGACCCCAGCAGACGACATCGTCGAACAGATCGAACAGGCCGACGCCGACGAGAACGTCGAAGCGTTGATGATACGGCTGAACACGCCCGGCGGCGAGGTGGTCCCGAGCGACGACATCCGGCTCGCGGCCGAGGAGTTCGATGGGCCCACGATCGCGTACGCACAGGACACTTGCGCGAGCGGGGGCTACTGGATCGCCAGCGGCTGTGACGAACTGTGGGCGCGAGATATGAGCATCGTCGGCAGCATCGGCGTGATCGGCTCCCGCGTGAACGCCAGTGAACTGGCTGACAAGGTCGGAATCTCCTACGAGCGGCTCGCGGCAGGAGAGTACAAGGACGCCGGAATCCCGCTCAAGGAACTCGAAGAGGACGAACGCGAGTACCTCCAGAACCTGATCGACGACCTGTACGGCAACTTCGTCGAGCGCGTCGCGGCGGGACGCGATCTGGATGAAGAGACGATCAGGGACACGGAAGCACGGATCTACCTCGGCGAGGACGCCATCGAGCTCGGACTGGTCGACGAACTTGGAACGGCCGAGGACGTCAAGGACGCGCTCATCGAACGGATCGAAGGCGATTCGATCGATGTCCGGGAGTTCGAGCCCGATCGCGGGCTGCAGGCCAGGCTCCGGGGCGGTGCAGCGTCGGTCGCATACTCGTTCGGGGCGGGGGTCGCAAGCGTCGTCGGCGACGACGGCGAGGTCGACATCCAGCTGCGTTGA